One window of the Manihot esculenta cultivar AM560-2 chromosome 14, M.esculenta_v8, whole genome shotgun sequence genome contains the following:
- the LOC110600192 gene encoding uncharacterized protein LOC110600192 isoform X1, translating to MATNEGNRNDEGIKLALYKAAISGDWEKAASLQPTKRTLNKRGETALHIATAASHTRFVEKLVGMIPESDKEFLAIRTIPTAIAPQTSSLAQAVVAAPTAFEIREDLTTSRRSIVAALESANAKAHAAQQGNAQATTLVRIERQVGSPVQAANTATTSKAIAPQASSPSEAIPAAPTLSTIEEDPSTSEAQAESATTNTNAAQQENAQATTLVTIERQVGSPVQAANTATTSKAIAPQASSPSEAIPAAPTLSTIEEDPSTSEAQAEPPTTNTNAAQQENAQATTLVTIERQVGSPVQAANTATTSKAIAPQASSPSEAIPAAPTLSTIEEDPSTSEAQAESATTNTNAAQQENAQATTVVTVAQQVRVPIQAATSATTSTAIASQASTLGGAGAVASESEDQGNTAFCYAAISGNVKIAQIMREKKTDLPKVRGGKGFLPIYMAALAGHAEMVRQLYKLHRDDNQLKLEDGDLVSLLIALVESDIYDIALEMIEDRPELATKRDEKNRQGETALHAFARKPCIPSIQTSTGIWSYCRNFFSDRRKHEQGLRLVQKLWEKVILLKEHEVSDLMILPSGKRLIFIAAENGNVEFLTILIRQYPDLVLKVDDNQYTIFHIAVLNRHEKIFRLILQLGMMKNLINLHEDANGNNILHLAGKLPPPSRLNIIRGAALQLQHELLWFEEVKKVVRPGQIAEKNLAGKTAREVFMDAHEDLRKKAEKWMINTANSCMLVATLIATVVFAAAFTVPGGNGQGTGIPIFVRDTLFKIFAIADAVSLASSTSSILSFLSILTSRFSMDDFLKSLPRKLICGLLFLFVAIITMMVAFVLAFFFIFKHGLIQFAISISALASIPIVLFIWQLFLVYEMIRSTYMCSFVFCSNNETLFPTKSKFPRKLCCSFN from the exons ATGGCTACTAATGAAGGAAACAGAAATG ATGAAGGAATTAAATTGGCACTGTATAAAGCTGCGATAAGTGGTGACTGGGAGAAGGCTGCATCCTTACAACCAACTAAAAGAACGCTCAATAAGCGAGGGGAGACTGCTCTCCATATTGCAACGGCAGCAAGCCACACTCGTTTTGTGGAAAAGCTTGTTGGTATGATACCCGAAAGTGATAAAGAGTTTTTAGCTATTCGAACTATACCAACTGCAATTGCTCCTCAAACTTCATCTCTAGCTCAAGCCGTAGTAGCAGCTCCAACTGCATTCGAAATAAGAGAGGACCTAACCACAAGCAGAAGATCAATTGTAGCCGCATTGGAATCTGCAAATGCAAAAGCGCATGCAGCTCAACAAGGAAATGCCCAAGCCACAACCTTAGTAAGAATAGAGCGACAAGTAGGGTCCCCAGTCCAAGCTGCCAACACAGCAACAACTTCCAAGGCAATTGCCCCTCAAGCTTCATCTCCAAGTGAAGCCATACCAGCAGCCCCAACTTTATCCACCATTGAAGAGGACCCATCCACAAGCGAAGCTCAAGCTGAATCTGCAACCACAAACACAAATGCAGCTCAACAAGAAAATGCCCAAGCCACAACCTTAGTAACAATAGAGCGACAAGTAGGGTCCCCAGTCCAAGCTGCCAACACAGCAACAACTTCCAAGGCAATTGCCCCTCAAGCTTCATCTCCAAGTGAAGCCATACCAGCAGCCCCAACTTTATCCACCATTGAAGAGGACCCATCCACAAGCGAAGCTCAAGCTGAACCTCCAACCACAAACACAAATGCAGCTCAACAAGAAAATGCCCAAGCCACAACCTTAGTAACAATAGAGCGACAAGTAGGGTCCCCAGTCCAAGCTGCCAACACAGCAACAACTTCCAAGGCAATTGCCCCTCAAGCTTCATCTCCGAGTGAAGCCATACCAGCAGCCCCAACTTTATCCACCATTGAAGAGGACCCATCCACAAGCGAAGCTCAAGCTGAATCTGCAACCACAAACACAAATGCAGCTCAACAAGAAAATGCCCAAGCCACAACTGTAGTAACAGTAGCGCAACAAGTAAGGGTCCCAATCCAAGCCGCAACCTCAGCAACAACTTCAACAGCAATTGCATCTCAAGCATCAACTCTAGGTGGAGCCGGAGCAGTAGCCTCAGAATCAGAGGATCAGGGAAATACAGCCTTTTGCTATGCTGCTATATCTGGAAATGTGAAAATTGCTCAAATTATGAGGGAGAAGAAAACTGATTTGCCAAAGGTCCGAGGTGGGAAAGGTTTCTTACCTATTTATATGGCAGCTTTGGCTGGCCATGCAGAAATGGTGCGGCAACTGTACAAGCTTCATCGTGACGACAACCAACTAAAACTAGAAGATGGCGATCTCGTTAGTTTACTTATCGCTTTGGTGGAGTCTGATATATACG ATATTGCACTTGAGATGATAGAAGATCGCCCTGAGTTGGCCACTAAGAGGGATGAAAAGAATAGACAGGGAGAGACAGCACTGCATGCGTTTGCTCGAAAACCTTGTATACCTTCAATTCAAACATCTACAGGGATCTGGAGCTACTGCAGAAACTTCT TTTCTGACAGACGTAAGCATGAACAAGGTCTTAGGCTAGTCCAAAAGCTTTGGGAGAAAGTAATATTACTGAAGGAGCATGAAGTTTCTGATCTTATGATTCTACCTTCTGGGAAACGACTAATATTTATTGCAGCTGAAAATGGAAACGTGGAGTTCTTAACCATACTTATACGTCAATATCCAGATTTAGTATTGAAGGTGGATGATAACCAATATACCATTTTTCATATAGCTGTTTTGAATCGACATGAGAAAATCTTCCGGCTCATCCTTCAGTTGGGTATGATGAAAAATTTGATAAACTTGCATGAAGATGCGAACGGGAATAACATATTGCACTTGGCTGGAAAGTTGCCACCACCGAGTCGACTAAATATTATACGAGGAGCAGCTCTCCAACTGCAGCATGAACTACTGTGGTTTGAG GAAGTGAAGAAGGTTGTTAGACCAGGGCAAATTGCTGAGAAAAATCTAGCTGGCAAGACTGCAAGGGAGGTATTCATGGATGCTCACGAGGATCTACGGAAAAAAGCAGAGAAATGGATGATAAATACAGCAAATTCATGCATGCTTGTGGCAACCCTGATTGCCACTGTTGTTTTTGCAGCAGCTTTTACAGTCCCTGGTGGCAATGGACAAGGTACTGGAATTCCTATTTTTGTTCGTGATACCTTGTTTAAAATCTTTGCCATAGCAGATGCAGTGTCTTTAGCTTCCTCAACCTCTTCTATCCTCTCCTTCTTGTCCATTCTTACTTCTCGATTCTCCATGGATGATTTTCTCAAATCATTGCCGAGGAAGTTAATCTGTGGACTCTTATTCCTTTTCGTAGCAATAATAACAATGATGGTTGCCTTTGTTCTagcctttttctttattttcaaacATGGATTGATCCAATTTGCTATTTCTATTTCTGCACTTGCTTCTATCCCAATCGTTTTGTTCATTTGGCAGCTCTTTCTTGTTTATGAGATGATTCGTTCTACCTACATGTGCTCCTTCGTCTTCTGTAGCAATAACGAAACTCTCTTTCCTACAAAATCAAAATTTCCGAGAAAGCTATGTTGTTCCTTCAATTAG
- the LOC110600192 gene encoding ankyrin repeat-containing protein At5g02620 isoform X2, translated as MATNEGNRNDEGIKLALYKAAISGDWEKAASLQPTKRTLNKRGETALHIATAASHTRFVEKLVGMIPESDKEFLAIRTIPTAIAPQTSSLAQAVVAAPTAFEIREDLTTSRRSIVAALESANAKAHAAQQENAQATTLVTIERQVGSPVQAANTATTSKAIAPQASSPSEAIPAAPTLSTIEEDPSTSEAQAESATTNTNAAQQENAQATTVVTVAQQVRVPIQAATSATTSTAIASQASTLGGAGAVASESEDQGNTAFCYAAISGNVKIAQIMREKKTDLPKVRGGKGFLPIYMAALAGHAEMVRQLYKLHRDDNQLKLEDGDLVSLLIALVESDIYDIALEMIEDRPELATKRDEKNRQGETALHAFARKPCIPSIQTSTGIWSYCRNFFSDRRKHEQGLRLVQKLWEKVILLKEHEVSDLMILPSGKRLIFIAAENGNVEFLTILIRQYPDLVLKVDDNQYTIFHIAVLNRHEKIFRLILQLGMMKNLINLHEDANGNNILHLAGKLPPPSRLNIIRGAALQLQHELLWFEEVKKVVRPGQIAEKNLAGKTAREVFMDAHEDLRKKAEKWMINTANSCMLVATLIATVVFAAAFTVPGGNGQGTGIPIFVRDTLFKIFAIADAVSLASSTSSILSFLSILTSRFSMDDFLKSLPRKLICGLLFLFVAIITMMVAFVLAFFFIFKHGLIQFAISISALASIPIVLFIWQLFLVYEMIRSTYMCSFVFCSNNETLFPTKSKFPRKLCCSFN; from the exons ATGGCTACTAATGAAGGAAACAGAAATG ATGAAGGAATTAAATTGGCACTGTATAAAGCTGCGATAAGTGGTGACTGGGAGAAGGCTGCATCCTTACAACCAACTAAAAGAACGCTCAATAAGCGAGGGGAGACTGCTCTCCATATTGCAACGGCAGCAAGCCACACTCGTTTTGTGGAAAAGCTTGTTGGTATGATACCCGAAAGTGATAAAGAGTTTTTAGCTATTCGAACTATACCAACTGCAATTGCTCCTCAAACTTCATCTCTAGCTCAAGCCGTAGTAGCAGCTCCAACTGCATTCGAAATAAGAGAGGACCTAACCACAAGCAGAAGATCAATTGTAGCCGCATTGGAATCTGCAAATGCAAAAGCGC ATGCAGCTCAACAAGAAAATGCCCAAGCCACAACCTTAGTAACAATAGAGCGACAAGTAGGGTCCCCAGTCCAAGCTGCCAACACAGCAACAACTTCCAAGGCAATTGCCCCTCAAGCTTCATCTCCGAGTGAAGCCATACCAGCAGCCCCAACTTTATCCACCATTGAAGAGGACCCATCCACAAGCGAAGCTCAAGCTGAATCTGCAACCACAAACACAAATGCAGCTCAACAAGAAAATGCCCAAGCCACAACTGTAGTAACAGTAGCGCAACAAGTAAGGGTCCCAATCCAAGCCGCAACCTCAGCAACAACTTCAACAGCAATTGCATCTCAAGCATCAACTCTAGGTGGAGCCGGAGCAGTAGCCTCAGAATCAGAGGATCAGGGAAATACAGCCTTTTGCTATGCTGCTATATCTGGAAATGTGAAAATTGCTCAAATTATGAGGGAGAAGAAAACTGATTTGCCAAAGGTCCGAGGTGGGAAAGGTTTCTTACCTATTTATATGGCAGCTTTGGCTGGCCATGCAGAAATGGTGCGGCAACTGTACAAGCTTCATCGTGACGACAACCAACTAAAACTAGAAGATGGCGATCTCGTTAGTTTACTTATCGCTTTGGTGGAGTCTGATATATACG ATATTGCACTTGAGATGATAGAAGATCGCCCTGAGTTGGCCACTAAGAGGGATGAAAAGAATAGACAGGGAGAGACAGCACTGCATGCGTTTGCTCGAAAACCTTGTATACCTTCAATTCAAACATCTACAGGGATCTGGAGCTACTGCAGAAACTTCT TTTCTGACAGACGTAAGCATGAACAAGGTCTTAGGCTAGTCCAAAAGCTTTGGGAGAAAGTAATATTACTGAAGGAGCATGAAGTTTCTGATCTTATGATTCTACCTTCTGGGAAACGACTAATATTTATTGCAGCTGAAAATGGAAACGTGGAGTTCTTAACCATACTTATACGTCAATATCCAGATTTAGTATTGAAGGTGGATGATAACCAATATACCATTTTTCATATAGCTGTTTTGAATCGACATGAGAAAATCTTCCGGCTCATCCTTCAGTTGGGTATGATGAAAAATTTGATAAACTTGCATGAAGATGCGAACGGGAATAACATATTGCACTTGGCTGGAAAGTTGCCACCACCGAGTCGACTAAATATTATACGAGGAGCAGCTCTCCAACTGCAGCATGAACTACTGTGGTTTGAG GAAGTGAAGAAGGTTGTTAGACCAGGGCAAATTGCTGAGAAAAATCTAGCTGGCAAGACTGCAAGGGAGGTATTCATGGATGCTCACGAGGATCTACGGAAAAAAGCAGAGAAATGGATGATAAATACAGCAAATTCATGCATGCTTGTGGCAACCCTGATTGCCACTGTTGTTTTTGCAGCAGCTTTTACAGTCCCTGGTGGCAATGGACAAGGTACTGGAATTCCTATTTTTGTTCGTGATACCTTGTTTAAAATCTTTGCCATAGCAGATGCAGTGTCTTTAGCTTCCTCAACCTCTTCTATCCTCTCCTTCTTGTCCATTCTTACTTCTCGATTCTCCATGGATGATTTTCTCAAATCATTGCCGAGGAAGTTAATCTGTGGACTCTTATTCCTTTTCGTAGCAATAATAACAATGATGGTTGCCTTTGTTCTagcctttttctttattttcaaacATGGATTGATCCAATTTGCTATTTCTATTTCTGCACTTGCTTCTATCCCAATCGTTTTGTTCATTTGGCAGCTCTTTCTTGTTTATGAGATGATTCGTTCTACCTACATGTGCTCCTTCGTCTTCTGTAGCAATAACGAAACTCTCTTTCCTACAAAATCAAAATTTCCGAGAAAGCTATGTTGTTCCTTCAATTAG